A genomic stretch from Helianthus annuus cultivar XRQ/B chromosome 1, HanXRQr2.0-SUNRISE, whole genome shotgun sequence includes:
- the LOC110931415 gene encoding protein STABILIZED1 has protein sequence MKSSDCVSGFTVYLTALNMKSTSIADVLNIKKVSLLLKSVIRTNPKHPAGWIKSARLEEDAGKIRKARELIRKGCEEFPKNEDVWMEACRLVNPDEAKGVIARGVKAIPNSVKLWIQAARLEHDAANKNRVLRMGLEKIPDSVRLWKALVELAANEDDAKLLLQRAVECCPLHVELWLALARLEKYDAARKLLNKAREKLPKERAIWIAVAKLEEAFGNTFTVGKIIERGIGALQREGVEIDREAWMKEAEAAEWVGFVWTCNAIISNTIGIGVEEEEDRKATWLADAEECKKRGSIETARAIYGCANAVFKSKKVA, from the exons ATGAAGAGTAGTGATTGTGTTTCGGGTTTCACTGTTTATTTGACTGCTTTGAATATGAAGAGTACTAGTATTGCTGACGTATTGAATATAAAGAAAGTTAGTTTGTTGTTGAAGTCTGTGATTCGAACAAATCCAAAGCATCCAGCGGGTTGGATCAAATCTGCGAGATTAGAGGAAGATGCTGGTAAGATTCGGAAAGCAAGAGAGTTGATAAGAAAAGGTTGTGAAGAATTTCCAAAGAATGAGGATGTGTGGATGGAGGCATGTCGGTTGGTGAATCCGGATGAAGCTAAGGGTGTTATAGCTAGGGGTGTTAAAGCGATTCCCAATTCGGTAAAACTTTGGATACAGGCTGCAAGATTGGAACATGACGCTGCCAATAAAAATAGGGTTTTAAGAATGGGTCTTGAAAAGATACCAGATTCTGTGAGGTTATGGAAAGCACTTGTGGAACTTGCTGCTAATGAGGATGATGCAAAGCTTTTGCTTCAGAGAGCGGTGGAATGTTGCCCGTTGCATGTGGAGTTGTGGCTAGCCTTAGCTCGGTTAGAAAAGTATGATGCGGCTAGGAAGCTGTTAAATAAGGCAAGAGAGAAGCTCCCTAAAGAACGAGCAATTTGGATCGCTGTAGCCAAACTGGAAGAAGCTTTTGGAAACACATTTACGGTTGGGAAGATAATAGAAAGGGGTATTGGGGCTTTACAGAGAGAAGGAGTGGAGATTGATCGGGAAGCTTGGATGAAAGAAGCTGAGGCTGCTGAATGGGTTGGTTTCGTGTGGACATGTAATGCTATCATTAGTAACACAATTGGGATTGGggtggaagaagaagaagaccgTAAGGCAACTTGGCTTGCTGATGCAGAAGAGTGCAAGAAAAGGGGTTCCATCGAAACTGCTAGAGCAATTTATGGCTGTGCAAATGCTGTCTTTAAATCAAAGAAG GTTGCATAG